The genome window GCCAGAAATGTTTTGATCTCTTTCAGTATGATTTCCGTAATCTCCAGCACCTTTTCCGAGCGTGCGTTGACATCGAAATCGAACGTGCCGCAATCGGACAATGTGGTCTCGCGGGCCTGCACGGAATAAACCAGGCCACGGTCTTCGCGCAGGGTTTTCTGCAAACGGGACGCCGTCCCATCGTCGAAGATCAGGGCAATCAGGGAGACGATGTGAAAATCCGGATCGTTGAACGACACCGACCGGAAACAGACCTGCAACTGCGCCTGGCTGTCGTCGTGAGTCTGGATCAGGAGCATCGGCTCCTTCTGATCCTCCTTCACCGCCCCCATGAAATAATTTTTGGGGATGACACGGCCCTGCTTCGGGAAGCGGCCGAAATACCGCTCGGCCAGCGCCAGAAAGCGGTCGTGGGTCAAGACCCCCGCTCCGGCCAGCACCATGTTGCCGGGACAATAATACGTTTCGAAAAATTCCTGAAGCTGCGCCTCGTTGATGGCTTTGATCGATCCCTCGGTGCCGATGATGGGATAGCCCAGCGGGTTGTCGCCATACAACAGTTTGCAGGCGTGATAATCGATGTCGATGTTGTCGCCCTCTCCATTGAGGTCTTCCAGGCATTCTTCGAGAATGATCTCCCGTTCCACCTCGATGCTGGGGAACAAGGGATCGGTGAAAAAGTCGGAAAACAGTTCCATCCCCCGCTCCAATTGTTCATAATGCGGGCTGAAATCATAATGCGTGTGTTCGGTGTAGGTGGACGCGCGCAGGCCGCGCCCGATTTTCTCAAACTCCGTGTTCAGCAGAATCGAGTTGGGATAGTTTCGGTTGCCGCGAAACAACATGTGTTCGAGGAAATGCGAGATGCCGTTGTTCGCGGGCGTCTCAAAACGCACTCCGGAACGGATGTACATACCGACATCCAGCGTATGCAGGTGCGGCATCTCCACGGTGACGACGGTCAGTCCGTTTTCCAACGTGTCGAGATGCGTTCGGTTTTCAGTGGTGTCCAGAGTCGTCATAAATTCTGTTTAAGAGGTGTTTGAAGATTCGTATTG of Nitrospina watsonii contains these proteins:
- a CDS encoding M16 family metallopeptidase produces the protein MTTLDTTENRTHLDTLENGLTVVTVEMPHLHTLDVGMYIRSGVRFETPANNGISHFLEHMLFRGNRNYPNSILLNTEFEKIGRGLRASTYTEHTHYDFSPHYEQLERGMELFSDFFTDPLFPSIEVEREIILEECLEDLNGEGDNIDIDYHACKLLYGDNPLGYPIIGTEGSIKAINEAQLQEFFETYYCPGNMVLAGAGVLTHDRFLALAERYFGRFPKQGRVIPKNYFMGAVKEDQKEPMLLIQTHDDSQAQLQVCFRSVSFNDPDFHIVSLIALIFDDGTASRLQKTLREDRGLVYSVQARETTLSDCGTFDFDVNARSEKVLEITEIILKEIKTFLAEGPSEEELDFVKKRYAYELELEYDSPYKQLIRYGQAQLYTTAISVEEERVLIEKVTIDDVRRVAARLFVRSGLNMVLVGPHTAEIDRALHDLVHGF